One genomic segment of Phragmitibacter flavus includes these proteins:
- a CDS encoding IS3 family transposase yields MIDDIHRTTGHGIRSICSALGVPRSSYYHAATPTPSQCSDQRIGDQIERIFKHHRRRYGHRRIWHELAG; encoded by the coding sequence ATGATCGATGACATTCACCGCACCACCGGTCATGGTATCCGTTCGATCTGCTCCGCCCTCGGCGTGCCTCGCAGCAGTTACTACCACGCCGCCACTCCCACCCCTTCGCAGTGTTCCGACCAGCGTATCGGCGATCAAATCGAACGCATTTTCAAACACCACCGCCGCCGTTACGGACACCGTCGCATCTGGCACGAACTGGCCGG